One window of the Plasmodium vivax chromosome 2, whole genome shotgun sequence genome contains the following:
- a CDS encoding hypothetical protein, conserved (encoded by transcript PVX_081635A) has protein sequence MNNSYDTYNYSSSIFNSPGKSSMLSSSSQNLSGSYGYSSLSSQNEVINTILEQCVQEWFPFLREHEGGGTKGEGNKRTNVNEEIKRLKNFYRGVNTPNFPLKKLGKMDRSISSLNDENDDEDIFYNSNSLYMNLLSGGEEGGETRHEGGAARHEGGEEDDALFNQAFTRAKDNTREESEHGISGRNALEENLFYDCIAEREGAHNKGGNMDAMVSAKVCNREDQLGEGEAPVWSLQKIRNHNEDEKKNFYLQKCRDQMSEKKEHKVKQPLALLQWGKKENDNDSDDDQQGEEVEEEKYKLLDRVNEPSGGRTNRSEYNSRDTSAVNSPQSRTRGEEEEEEEEQCPQRKSDVRDPTAQRLSSKEEDITPQGYLSSGRKERASKVSKLADSQNGGDNCSNRESVPREDYSNKSINCIIQEIKKEESKEKKFTMDSYGTVYLSICTKVLEKNVDYFLTPRMLPNEELLNEKKKIKEILKLYDKLFYSHFKFIPNKIYKETLRPIYSYYQNLKCTLVGGGASIGSFDGKSRKSCSLSRDYEIERSTNYNSHDEMKSFESRPADSSECKPVGSSSSAEYKPVGSSSNVEYKNLGSPSNVEYKNLGSPSNVEYKNMGSSSNAEYKSVGSSSNVEYKNLGSSPNAEYKNLGSFSNLINDQNIKKILIDVDDSKDITHLEKEYKYIYKDLVKLKSLLLKKRHYKNILFEYQKKFVQNNNRCVKTYRDIYPVEKEYKIYTQIKKETGDVINSINANYKKHYLNG, from the exons ATGAATAACTCGTACGACACGTACAACTACTCAAGTAGTATCTTTAACAGCCCCGGGAAGTCATCCATGTTGAGCTCCTCTTCGCAAAATTTAAGCGGCAGTTACGGCTACAGCAGTTTGAGTTCGCAAAATGAAGTGATAAACACCATCCTGGAGCAGTGTGTGCAGGAgtggttcccctttttgaggGAGCATGAAGGTGGGGGAACgaaaggggagggaaacAAACGAACCAACgtaaatgaagaaataaagagGCTAAAGAATTTCTACAGGGGGGTCAACACCCCCAACTTCCCCCTGAAAAAACTGGGGAAAATGGACAGGAGCATTTCTAGCTtgaatgatgaaaatgaCGATGAGGATATTTTCTACAACAGCAATAGTTTGTATATGAATTTGCTCAGCGGGGGAGAGGAGGGAGGAGAAACCAGGCAtgaggggggagcagccaGGCATgaggggggtgaagaagacGATGCCCTCTTCAACCAAGCGTTCACCAGAGCAAAAGACAACACGCGGGAAGAGAGCGAACACGGCATTAGTGGGAGAAATGCGCTCGAGGAGAACCTCTTTTATGACTGCATAGCGGAAAGGGAGGGCGCGCACAATAAAGGTGGCAACATGGACGCGATGGTCAGCGCGAAGGTGTGCAATCGAGAGGACCAGctgggggaaggggaagccCCCGTGTGGTCACTGCAAAAGATAAGGAACCACAACGaagatgaaaagaaaaacttttATCTGCAAAAGTGTAGAGATCAAATGAGCgagaaaaaggagcacaAGGTGAAGCAGCCCCTCGCGTTATTGCaatgggggaagaaggaaaacgaCAACGACAGCGACGACGATCAGCAAGGTgaggaggtggaggaggagaaataCAAATTGCTTGACCGGGTGAACGAACCCAGCGGGGGTAGAACCAATCGTAGTGAATATAACAGCCGCGATACAAGCGCGGTCAACTCCCCGCAGAGCAGAACACgtggggaggaggaagaagaggaagaggaacagTGCCCACAGCGCAAGAGCGACGTGAGAGACCCCACTGCGCAGCGACTGAGCAGCAAAGAGGAAGACATAACCCCCCAAGGTTACCTATCAAGTGGGAGGAAGGAAAGAGCATCAAAGGTGTCCAAATTGGCTGATTCGCAGAACGGGGGAGATAACTGCTCGAACAGGGAGTCGGTTCCCCGGGAGGACTACTCCAATAAAAGCATAAACTGCATCATTCAggagataaaaaaggaggaatcgaaggagaaaaagttTACCATGGATTCCTATGGAACTGTGTACCTGTCCATATGCACGAAAGttttagaaaaaaacgtGGACTATTTCTTAACCCCCAGAATGTTACCCAATGAGGAactattaaatgaaaaaaaaaaaattaaagagaTTTTAAAACTTTACGATAAGCTATTTTACAGCCACTTTAAATTTATCCCAAACAAGATTTACAAGGAAACGCTGAGACCTATTTATTCGTACTACCAGAACTTGAAATGTACCCTCGTAGGGGGGGGAGCGTCAATCGGCTCGTTCGATGGCAAGTCTAGAAAAAGCTGCTCGCTAAGCAGGGACTACGAAATTGAAAGAAGCa CCAATTACAACTCGCATGACGAGATGAAAAGCTTCGAGAGTAGGCCCGCCGACAGTTCGGAGTGCAAACCTGTGGGGAGCTCCTCCAGTGCGGAGTACAAACCTGTGGGGAGTTCCTCCAATGTGGAGTACAAAAATTTGGGAAGCCCCTCCAATGTGGAGTACAAAAATTTGGGAAGCCCCTCCAATGTGGAGTACAAAAATATGGGGAGTTCCTCCAATGCGGAGTACAAATCTGTGGGAAGCTCCTCCAATGTGGAATACAAAAACTTGGGGAGCTCCCCCAACGCGGAGTACAAAAACTTGGGGAGCTTCTCCAATTTAATAAACGACCAGAACATTAAGAAGATTCTGATCGACGTGGACGACAGCAAAGACATAACTCACTTGGAAAAagaatacaaatatatttacaaagaTCTGGTGAAGCTAAAAAGTCTGCTGctgaaaaaaaggcattacAAAAACATACTCTTcgaatatcaaaaaaaattcgttcaGAATAACAACAGGTGTGTCAAAACGTACAGAGATATATACCCCGTGGAGAAGGAGTATAAAATTTACACCCAAATTAAGAAGGAAACGGGGGACGTCATCAACAGCATTAATGCCAATTATAAGAAGCATTATTTGAATGGCTGA
- a CDS encoding hypothetical protein, conserved (encoded by transcript PVX_081640A), with the protein MKRLRNATVEIDIENRKDLSKLEIIKMFLKGVKECKNVERLREKAKGHVPPSTKRKLMKQRRMANLRAHVKNCRIRKQEEVPPEKNILNFPKNQIKNINAAVLYFRHYFERYEENTN; encoded by the coding sequence ATGAAAAGGCTCAGAAACGCCACAGTCGAAATTGATATAGAGAACAGGAAAGACTTATCTAAGctggaaattataaaaatgtttttaaaaggggTGAAGGAGTGTAAAAATGTCGAACGTTTAAGGGAGAAGGCGAAGGGACATGTGCCTCCAAGCACCAAGCGAAAACTGATGAAGCAACGACGAATGGCCAACTTGAGAGCTCACGTTAAAAATTGCAGAATAAGGAAGCAGGAGGAAGTTCCGCcggaaaaaaacatcctcAATTTCCCCAAAAATCAgatcaaaaatataaatgccGCCGTCCTCTACTTCAGGCACTATTTCGAGAGGTACGAGGAGAACACGAATTGA
- a CDS encoding defender against cell death 2, putative (encoded by transcript PVX_081645A) has translation MKSIRSSLCDLYRHTPRIIQLIDIFLAFTLSALIILALYAYAYSFFGERISVAAIFAAIGNLTFLVALREQLTKKSLFNLKREKVIFDFAMCTIVLYIGVFSYMHLN, from the exons atgaaaagcataCGAAGCTCCCTTTGCGACTTATACCGGCACACACCGAGGATCATTCAGCTCATAGATATCTTCCTCGCGTTTACCCTTTCCGCGTTAATCATTTTGGCGCTGTATGCTTACGCCTACTCCTTTTTCGGCGAGCGGATTTCAGTTGCCGCGATTTTCGCGGCCATTGGAAATTTGACCTTTCTGGTGGCCCTCCGGGAGCAG CTCACGAAGAAAAGCCTGTTTAAtctcaaaagggagaaagtCATTTTCGATTTTGCTATGTGCACCATAGTACTGTACATTG GCGTGTTCAGCTACATGCACTTAAATTAG
- a CDS encoding hypothetical protein, conserved (encoded by transcript PVX_081650A), with translation MIASLCLKNLKNERKLIRHLVRGDCGGNAGLARMCCKKKKGAPNVANLSKLTEMKGHKKDLPLRPSSHLPCAGLFCPPKWNGNVVKDLPFQITRGRVSPLLGYQKGYKEGDNFGKQRAEKKTEKCASVGSTITRVTPLQRSYFSTQGGNLYRGGSRGCCRRRFFGTSVEGTSGGYAKGDNSKVNRMEGEALGAAKGDTPNGGTPESGSPPAVTLTGNTSNDASDSGGAPPNGNKDKQSLRQMYLHKKQREKMIKMYLLLSLLLMPFGQLYMYCIENDLSMEELLKILKNKTEMLENKYNDILHELIDKYFPLSNEPLLPDFKDLNYPENLPTLVIDLNYVIAKLEYDRKTGWRVLKRPYADLFFKELSSFYEIVIWSDDNFPVAQEVISKWGIPAIGCLHRDQCSKRKRYYVKDLKRLGRNLDRVVIIDHDAHAFMLQPENGILIKEFHGDVNDREILCLIDLLKSFAISSYDISQFLRKYGGGDYNIGKRYMQLKSDTEQKSQRIRSLGKIFHLDGKKAPNGMSFNS, from the coding sequence ATGATCGCCTcattatgtttaaaaaatctgAAGAATGAGAGGAAGTTAATTCGTCACCTGGTGAGGGGGGACTGCGGAGGCAATGCAGGTTTAGCTCGAATGTGttgtaaaaagaagaaaggggCCCCCAATGTAGCCAACCTGAGCAAACTCACCGAAATGAAGGGTCATAAAAAGGaccttcctcttcgtccAAGTAGCCACTTACCTTGTGCAGGTTTGTTTTgcccccccaagtggaaCGGAAATGTGGTGAAGGATCTCCCGTTTCAGATAACCAGGGGGAGGGTGTCCCCCCTTCTGGGATATCAAAAGGGGTATAAGGAAGGGGACAACTTTGGCAAGCAGAGGGCAGAGAAGAAGACGGAGAAGTGTGCAAGCGTAGGTAGTACCATCACGAGGGTGACTCCACTTCAGAGGAGTTATTTTTCCACCCAGGGGGGCAACCTGTACAGAGGTGGCAGTAGAGGATGCTGCAGGAGGAGGTTCTTTGGCACCTCCGTAGAAGGGACTTCTGGCGGGTATGCCAAAGGGGATAATTCAAAGGTGAACAGAatggaaggggaagcactGGGGGCCGCTAAAGGTGacaccccaaatgggggaaccCCTGAAAGTGGGAGCCCCCCCGCAGTGACGCTCACTGGAAACACATCCAATGATGCTAGCGATAGTGGCGGCGCCCCCCCAAACGGTAATAAGGATAAACAATCGCTGAGGCAAATGTACCTGCACAAAAaacagagggaaaaaatgatcaaaatGTACCTCCTGCTGAGTCTGCTGCTGATGCCGTTTGGACAGCTATACATGTACTGCATCGAGAATGACCTGAGCATGGAGgagttattaaaaattttaaaaaacaaaacggaaatgctagaaaataaatacaacGATATATTGCACGAGCTGATTGATAAGTATTTCCCACTGAGCAATGAGCCGTTGCTACCAGATTTCAAAGATTTAAATTACCCAGAAAATCTACCAACCTTAGTGATCGACCTTAATTATGTAATAGCCAAGTTAGAATATGATAGGAAAACTGGATGGAGAGTTTTGAAGAGACCCTATGCTGATTTGTTCTTCAAAGAGTTATCTAGTTTTTATGAAATTGTCATTTGGTCGGATGATAACTTCCCAGTGGCACAGGAAGTCATTTCCAAGTGGGGCATACCTGCCATTGGGTGCTTACATAGGGATCAGTGCTCCAAGAGGAAACGATATTACGTAAAAGATTTGAAGAGACTGGGTAGGAATCTTGACCGAGTTGTTATCATCGACCATGACGCCCATGCCTTTATGCTTCAGCCGGAGAATGGCATCCTCATAAAGGAATTTCATGGCGATGTAAACGATAGGGAAATTCTATGCCTGATCGATTTGCTCAAGTCGTTCGCCATCAGCAGCTACGACATTTCGCAGTTTCTGCGCAAGTACGGGGGGGGCGACTACAACATTGGGAAGCGGTACATGCAGCTCAAGAGCGACACGGAGCAGAAGTCCCAGCGGATAAGGAGCCTGGGCAAGATTTTCCACCTCGACGGGAAGAAGGCGCCCAACGGGATGTCCTTCAACTCGTGA
- a CDS encoding hypothetical protein, conserved (encoded by transcript PVX_081655A) → MGGADAFVQEYINSNIGKIEDVEMHVEKMNREIMQLDRTISEKVERHILSQSEYDQKLKHIKEKMKIINSQMELVGKKTEESEHILVKLCKDIKKLDIGKKNVTETIIVMKRIVMVITAMSGLKKKALKREYSECIPLVSVIKEMLIHISDLRTNEKLKTLYEDANTLFDDLKHQIREDIDLVFDPDVHIEKNLIIVNEVNHSEGDNMSINLLDACNCLYHLDQKLVSNVVKKFSNFFLEKYIIIFENQANNLEGIDRRMAWLKRALNTYEHVYAHIFPPTYNMPYHVVCKFCSLTKKHIVKIMSSSIDQMNPVSLIQTVIKVINFENYLSKSVTFCSKKGPTSHDVYSSLEFPFPELIMQGEHRKDQMDSTKCGVGDPSINAEHDDTPSHAPQNFKGVISCAFDSYLCSWLKYEEKKILQKFENIINEENKEDPLVAGRHSECVLPSSEKDPLHDANKMLKKKENNQHVDPEMGEEKHTVYKSAYKMFYLYKSYVNMILQFSDCQTLYDFVTFFKTLLFKYSEELNRRIIKEVKEEKKNEHFKLLSLIINTSYYVEQTMNEALENLIKVIDPIYKDKICFKQEEQEFLQIKTKCIKGIILFVEKKINSIISSKEIANLFDPNDVQEKTPYVTTMDLFLREYFSFFKKIFNETYLIYLLEKTTALIIQQFYHTIFSFQFMTNVTAQQLLLDCHAIEKGLFQTAALLSTTRGEQPPHGAAAEAHTCAAASASALADDECIIPQTYFNYVKNQMRKIQFLIKIFISNIYDMDSFNMLLSESNNICTIEEIEKILSLKEDATGAKGPPREPSQNKNYVHDIKERGMKAAEEVKFFFNRITSM, encoded by the coding sequence ATGGGGGGCGCCGACGCATTCGTGCAGGAGTACATAAACAGCAACATCGGCAAAATCGAAGACGTGGAAATGcacgtggaaaaaatgaaccgaGAGATAATGCAACTTGACAGAACCATCAGCGAAAAGGTGGAGAGGCACATCCTAAGTCAAAGTGAGTACGACCAAAAGTTAAAAcacataaaagaaaaaatgaaaataattaatagCCAAATGGAGCTAGTGGGtaaaaaaacagaagaaaGTGAACACATCCTAGTGAAGTTATGTaaagatattaaaaaattagacatagggaaaaaaaacgtaacgGAAACGATTATAGTGATGAAAAGAATCGTTATGGTCATCACTGCTATGAGcggcttgaaaaaaaaggccctgAAGAGGGAGTACAGTGAGTGCATCCCCCTCGTCTCCGTCATCAAAGAAATGCTCATACATATAAGCGACTTGAGGACAAATGAAAAGTTAAAGACACTGTATGAAGATGCCAACACCCTTTTCGACGACCTAAAGCACCAGATAAGGGAAGATATCGATTTGGTGTTCGACCCTGATGTGCACATAGAAAAGAACCTCATCATCGTGAATGAGGTGAACCACTCAGAAGGAGACAACATGTCCATCAACCTGCTCGATGCTTGCAACTGTTTGTATCATTTGGATCAAAAGTTAGTCTCCAAtgtggtgaaaaaattttccaacttttttctcgaaaaatatattatcatttttgaaaatcaaGCAAATAATTTGGAAGGAATTGATAGACGCATGGCGTGGTTGAAGCGGGCTTTGAATACGTATGAACATGTCTATGctcatatttttcccccgaCTTATAATATGCCTTACCATGTTGTCTGCAAATTTTGCTCCCTCACCAAAAAACACATCGTCAAAATTATGTCTTCTTCGATCGACCAGATGAACCCCGTTTCGCTAATCCAGACTGTCATCAAGGTgattaattttgaaaattatttatccAAAAGTGTGACGTTTTGCAGTAAAAAGGGGCCCACCTCGCATGATGTGTACTCTTCTTTGGAGTTCCCCTTCCCAGAGCTGATTATGCAGGGGGAGCACAGAAAAGACCAAATGGACAGCACTAAATGTGGCGTGGGGGACCCCTCCATTAACGCCGAACATGATGATACTCCTTCGCACGCGCCGCAAAACTTCAAGGGAGTCATCTCATGCGCGTTCGATAGCTACCTGTGCAGCTGGCTAAaatatgaagagaaaaaaattcttcaaaaatttgaaaacataataaacGAAGAAAATAAGGAAGATCCGCTGGTCGCAGGAAGACACAGTGAATGCGTATTACCCTCCTCGGAAAAGGACCCCCTCCATGATGctaataaaatgttaaaaaaaaaggaaaacaatcAGCACGTGGATCCCGaaatgggggaagaaaaacacaCAGTGTATAAGTCGGCCTACAAAATGTTCTACCTGTACAAAAGCTACGTAAACATGATTCTTCAATTTAGCGACTGCCAAACGCTGTACGattttgtcactttttttaaaaccctTTTGTTCAAATATAGTGAAGAGCTAAACAGAAGAATTATAAAGGAAGtcaaggaggaaaagaaaaatgagcacTTCAAATTGCTCTCCCTCATAATCAACACAAGTTATTACGTGGAACAAACAATGAATGAAGCGCTGGAAAATCTCATCAAAGTGATTGACCCAATTTATAAGGACAAAATTTGCTTCAAACAAGAGGAACAGGAATTCttgcaaataaaaacgaaatgcaTAAAAGGAATTATCCTctttgtagaaaaaaaaataaattccatCATTTCGAGCAAAGAAATTGCAAACCTATTTGACCCAAATGATGTCCAAGAGAAGACTCCGTACGTAACTACTATGGACCTATTTCTGCgtgaatatttttccttctttaaaaaaatttttaacgaGACCTACTTGATTTATTTGCTCGAAAAAACGACCGCACTGATCATTCAGCAGTTTTACCAcaccattttttcgtttcagTTCATGACCAACGTGACTGCCCAGCAGCTACTTTTGGACTGCCACGCGATTGAAAAGGGGTTGTTCCAAACGGCAGCTCTGTTGAGCACAACACGGGGGGAGCAGCCCCCCCACGGAGCAGCGGCGGAGGCGCACACATGCGCAGCGGCATCCGCATCCGCATTGGCAGACGACGAGTGCATCATCCCGCAGACCTACTTCAATTACGTAAAAAaccaaatgagaaaaattcagtttctaattaaaatattcatctCGAATATCTACGACATGGACTCCTTCAACATGCTGCTCTCCGAAAGTAACAACATTTGCACCATCGAGGAGATAGAGAAGATCCTCTCTCTGAAGGAGGACGCCACGGGGGCGAAGGGACCCCCGAGGGAGCCCAGCCAAAACAAGAACTACGTGCACGACATTAAGGAGCGGGGCATGAAGGCCGCGGAGGAGGTCAAGTTCTTCTTCAACAGGATTACCAGCATGtag
- a CDS encoding hypothetical protein, conserved (encoded by transcript PVX_081660A; Apicoplast targeted protein. Curated by Stuart Ralph, Walter and Eliza Hall Institute of Medical Research, Australia.), producing the protein MKKAFLLLALLWTVHFRRYTNYNVKVKLKNFSNKIYMSSRVQLKSTKLQHRKRPKKRKKSEIYRTPVLYHPNQKDYFNLQSEYTCLPDEQVLQLLSKDKLSLLIRAIRRKDNQEIDRILYKDVNDIYLDRRYVYYEERGGDTGEDKRDDVEEEKRGDVGEEKRGDKRDDKRDHNFVDLNNIYFYFKKVNITNINKENINEDIYKELVELKRVSLEKGDQIGVNLYRYFLNIITNVDRMKYIDDFYLVNYINNIWVTKNVHKYFYFLNSLFDRMKKISYKLFQLNYKIDQIGHEEETNKMKYFERHELFSKVIKKTKFVPNYVRKHSYAYATDIMNLYRYDVNTNSYMNMFESTYREVCVDDFVDSCRRKSLNICHDAMRFDPFYSYARGYPRENEMKKIMGLTYGAPPPTAGVGGVVGGVVSGVAGGGDDGAAEAKPKKAKRSHAAKEVSTAVQPSKTHKQALGEHPPGGENPNSHTNEQAPNGVVKDATQNQNRADGWLERIKKDPNLKYKFLEKISEKMCSEFVEMGVLDNESKKIDLNKIEDIKNDQENILYKKVYAMRDYFYNIMYDHYKPNLDIYELETFIDAEYRTYSYKKDLNVLFRNWVLNENKQLPTVHFAKKDVELAKLRYMSKRKRKVLEFDQRFLERHGEGKRRLFPVEEHAASEVGTTGASQEGAPSGGAVTAELGGQSGGAPGEAANGAKSGPDSGSDKGPHNNPSGGPNRPANKSLSCLIKWNVRSENDARKINDQDEADLRDVDHMDENDEGEDDTHGGDESFDFDKYNVRSNELESYGFCDENLNDSAGDGDGDGVEPSFGDMNFAKLVIYDDNYDQGEFVETITSLISTCDYKRAYSIYNTLKTKGKVDTLYFKSYDNAENVAFLMRQSKQRILADVEFL; encoded by the coding sequence atgaaaaaggcgTTCCTCCTCCTTGCGCTCCTGTGGACCGTACATTTCAGACGCTACACAAATTACAACGTCAAAGTAAAGCTGAAAAACTTCTCCAACAAAATCTACATGTCCAGTAGAGTCCAGTTAAAGTCGACCAAGCTGCAACACAGGAAAAGAcccaaaaagaggaagaaatcaGAAATTTATCGAACGCCTGTTTTGTACCACCCCAACCAGAAGGACTACTTTAACCTGCAGAGCGAGTACACCTGCTTGCCCGATGAGCAGGTGCTGCAGCTGCTCTCGAAGGATAAACTGAGCTTGCTCATCCGGGCGATCAGGAGGAAGGACAACCAGGAGATTGACAGAATTTTGTACAAGGATGTGAACGACATATATTTGGACCGCCGGTATGTGTACTACGAGGAGCGGGGGGGAGATACAGGAGAGGATAAAAGAGACGATGTcgaagaagagaaaagaGGCGATGTGGGAGAAGAGAAAAGAGGCGACAAACGGGACGACAAAAGGGACCACAATTTCGTGGACCTAAACAacatttacttttatttcaAAAAGGTCAACATCACGAACATCAATAAGGAGAACATAAATGAGGACATCTACAAAGAGCTGGTGGAGCTGAAAAGAGTCTCTCTGGAAAAAGGAGACCAAATAGGGGTCAACCTGTACAGATACTTCCTCAACATAATTACAAATGTTGACAGAATGAAATACATCGACGATTTTTACTtagttaattatataaataacatttgggtaacaaaaaatgttcataaatatttttattttttaaattccctATTTgacagaatgaaaaaaatttcctacAAGTTATTCCAATtgaattacaaaattgatCAAATTGGACACGAGGAGGaaacgaacaaaatgaagtactTTGAGCGCCATGAACTCTTTAGTAAGGTCatcaaaaaaacgaaattcgTTCCCAACTATGTGCGTAAGCACAGCTATGCGTACGCTACCGACATCATGAATCTCTACCGATATGACGTCAATACGAACTCCTATATGAACATGTTTGAGAGCACCTATAGGGAGGTCTGCGTGGACGACTTCGTTGACAGCTGCAGGAGGAAGAGCTTAAACATTTGCCACGACGCGATGCGGTTCGACCCCTTTTACAGCTACGCCAGGGGGTACCCCAGGGAGAACGAGATGAAGAAGATCATGGGCCTCACCTACGGGGCGCCGCCCCCCACTGCAGGAGTTGGCGGAGTTGTTGGCGGCgttgttagcggcgttgcTGGCGGAGGTGACGACGGGGCCGCCGAGGCCAAGCCGAAGAAGGCGAAGAGGAGCCACGCCGCCAAGGAAGTCAGCACGGCAGTGCAGCCCAGCAAAACGCACAAACAAGCGCTGGGAGAacacccccctgggggggaaaacccgAATAGCCATACCAATGAGCAGGCACCCAACGGGGTAGTCAAAGACGCCACACAGAATCAAAACCGGGCAGACGGATGGCtagaaaggataaaaaaggaCCCCAATTTGAAGTACAAATTTCTGGAAAAGATAAgcgaaaaaatgtgcagcGAATTTGTAGAAATGGGGGTCCTAGATAacgaaagcaaaaaaattgatttgAACAAAATAGAAGACATCAAAAATGACCAGGagaatattttgtataaaaaggTTTACGCCATGCGGGACTACTTTTACAACATTATGTATGACCATTACAAACCGAATCTAGATATCTACGAATTGGAAACCTTCATAGATGCAGAGTATAGGACCTACTCGTATAAGAAGGACCTCAATGTGCTCTTCAGAAATTGGGTTCTGAATGAGAACAAGCAGCTGCCAACTGTTCACTTTGCGAAGAAGGACGTGGAACTTGCTAAGTTGAGGTACATGTccaagaggaagaggaaggtgCTGGAGTTTGATCAGCGGTTTTTGGAGCGCCAcggggaggggaagaggaggcTCTTCCCCGTGGAGGAGCACGCAGCGTCTGAAGTGGGTACAACTGGTGCGTCGCAAGAAGGGGCACCATCGGGTGGGGCTGTAACCGCGGAGTTAGGGGGCCAGTCGGGGGGCGCGccaggtgaagcggcaaacgGGGCAAAGAGCGGCCCTGATAGCGGCTCTGACAAGGGCCCTCACAACAACCCTAGTGGCGGCCCCAATAGGCCCGCGAACAAATCGCTGAGCTGCCTCATCAAGTGGAACGTGCGCAGCGAAAACGACGCGAGGAAAATAAACGACCAGGACGAGGCAGACCTAAGGGACGTAGACCACATGGACGAAAACGACGAGGGGGAGGATGACACTCATGGCGGGGACGAATCATTCGACTTCGACAAGTACAACGTAAGGAGCAACGAGTTGGAGTCCTACGGATTCTGCGACGAGAATTTAAACGATAGCGCCGGCGATGGGGATGGCGATGGCGTAGAGCCCTCCTTCGGAGACATGAATTTTGCCAAGTTGGTCATTTATGACGACAACTACGATCAGGGGGAGTTCGTCGAAACGATCACCAGCTTGATATCCACGTGCGACTATAAGAGGGCCTACTCAATTTACAACACGTTGAAGACCAAAGGGAAGGTCGACACTTTGTACTTTAAAAGTTACGACAACGCGGAAAATGTGGCCTTCCTGATGCGCCAGTCGAAGCAGCGGATTCTCGCCGACGTGGAGTTTCTGTAG